The following proteins are encoded in a genomic region of Gemmatimonadota bacterium:
- a CDS encoding Hsp20/alpha crystallin family protein, producing MALIRWQQPRESFALNREIDNLVSKFWGDLDTWHGTGWHPRVDVVESDHEFTVHAELPGLNKDDIKVTLEDNVLTIEGERKHEDEQKDKQFFRRERSYGKFKRAFKLGTEVQADKIAANYKDGILTLTLPKSEAVKPRQIEVAVS from the coding sequence ATGGCACTTATTCGCTGGCAGCAACCCCGAGAGTCTTTCGCGCTGAATCGCGAAATCGACAACCTGGTGAGCAAGTTCTGGGGCGACCTGGACACCTGGCACGGCACGGGCTGGCATCCCCGCGTGGATGTAGTGGAATCGGATCATGAATTTACCGTTCACGCCGAATTGCCCGGGCTGAACAAGGATGATATCAAGGTGACGCTCGAAGACAATGTGCTCACAATTGAAGGCGAGCGGAAGCACGAAGACGAGCAGAAGGATAAGCAGTTCTTCCGCCGTGAACGTTCCTACGGGAAATTTAAGCGCGCCTTCAAGCTCGGTACAGAAGTACAAGCCGACAAAATTGCTGCGAATTACAAGGATGGGATTTTGACTTTGACGTTGCCCAAGTCCGAAGCAGTAAAACCGCGGCAGATTGAAGTCGCTGTGTCGTAA
- a CDS encoding DUF4955 domain-containing protein — MRSIIAFTIIFLWTCDCFANDPVQTLTYCDNLSGWSSGLQLSKDAPEGRFAIAASLPAGRTGFFTYNFFSTGQDISQKHSLSFWWKVEGNGLRDLKIKVRNYPLVGGMEAVYTIWEGQTPPQGWQLAVIELAKPQYDNWGREPDYNQRYIIFRTETSQNSNVRLLIDHIATVDQTFSWQVDAPVYEKGSIDHLDFDGNGAVGFTDFLLFAQKFGATQTDAGYDSLYDLDSDGQIGFGDFLTFTAGFGSDGTQWYIPLTFENHTTQPLSITVGTETQTLLTQTIQAGITRIRVTIPRDILASRDPTSTHPIPIWAQVADFIQTRSNWISYVPQIGPARTWTQFVAAKENGTEPILPDFSYAGYHYFDKPIPDIQGDVFDVTAYGAIPNDGFSDQAAIVRTIAAAEQNNGGIVFFPPGEFLVNTNTDNNQSIYIRNSNIVLRGSGSRSGGTIIRQVNYMPPLNPEQLWTSPYMFIFQPHNTSDRSLTSITESAARETYYITVADASRLFPGQWITLYMNSTAAISEFLAPYSAESIWTTMLTNGIQVREKHSIAEIQGNRIRLNEPLHADVNHTHNWTVREYQHLEEIGVEDISFHGTWLDDFVHHKDAIHDGGWSLLRLTRCVNSWIRRTSFINCNRALRVNLSSAVSVYHVTQAGNLGHSSIASDGGYGVWVGLSEDLAGHWHGPGTNSRSAGTVYWRYDMRPDQRIDAHGAQPYASLLDRVNGGILYGSGASLANYPNHLKHYVLWNFKHRGILRYYDFWRPGNARDRFVQPIIVGLHGDPATFNENTLQVIESNGSPVEPESLFEAQLESRLQTLPPWLNDLRTEWETFRNTPLPNFPAPNF, encoded by the coding sequence ATGCGATCAATCATCGCCTTCACAATTATATTTCTGTGGACCTGTGATTGTTTTGCCAATGACCCGGTACAAACGCTGACCTATTGTGACAATCTTTCTGGATGGTCCAGTGGTTTACAATTATCTAAAGACGCGCCAGAGGGGCGCTTTGCCATCGCTGCTTCTCTGCCTGCAGGACGGACGGGATTTTTTACCTACAATTTTTTTAGCACAGGGCAGGACATCTCCCAGAAACACAGCTTGAGCTTCTGGTGGAAAGTAGAGGGCAATGGACTGAGGGATCTCAAAATCAAAGTTCGCAACTATCCTCTGGTCGGCGGCATGGAAGCCGTATATACAATCTGGGAAGGACAAACACCGCCTCAGGGGTGGCAACTTGCCGTTATAGAACTGGCAAAACCCCAATACGATAACTGGGGCAGAGAACCCGATTACAATCAGCGATACATCATATTCAGAACCGAAACCAGTCAAAATTCAAATGTGCGCCTGCTCATCGATCATATTGCAACCGTCGATCAGACCTTTTCATGGCAAGTTGACGCGCCAGTATATGAAAAAGGCTCCATTGACCATCTCGATTTTGATGGCAACGGAGCCGTTGGTTTTACTGATTTTCTACTCTTCGCCCAAAAATTCGGTGCAACCCAGACCGATGCGGGATATGATTCCCTCTACGACCTCGATTCTGACGGACAAATCGGTTTTGGGGATTTTCTCACTTTTACCGCTGGATTTGGATCTGACGGTACGCAGTGGTACATACCCCTCACATTTGAAAACCACACCACACAACCCCTGAGCATCACGGTGGGAACCGAAACGCAGACCTTGTTAACCCAGACCATTCAGGCGGGAATAACCAGGATTCGCGTGACAATTCCTCGGGATATTCTCGCCTCACGCGACCCCACCAGTACACATCCCATCCCAATTTGGGCGCAAGTTGCTGATTTTATTCAGACGCGGAGCAACTGGATATCTTATGTCCCCCAGATTGGTCCCGCACGCACCTGGACACAGTTTGTAGCGGCCAAAGAGAATGGTACAGAACCCATTTTGCCCGACTTTTCCTACGCGGGCTATCACTACTTTGACAAACCCATTCCCGATATCCAGGGCGACGTATTCGACGTCACAGCTTATGGCGCTATCCCCAACGATGGCTTCTCCGATCAGGCAGCCATCGTACGCACAATTGCCGCAGCCGAGCAAAACAACGGCGGCATCGTCTTCTTTCCACCCGGCGAATTTCTCGTCAATACCAACACCGACAACAACCAGTCCATCTACATCCGCAACAGCAATATCGTCCTCAGAGGAAGCGGTAGCCGGAGCGGAGGCACAATCATCCGCCAGGTGAACTACATGCCACCACTCAATCCCGAACAACTGTGGACATCGCCCTATATGTTCATTTTCCAACCTCACAACACCAGCGATAGATCCCTGACCTCCATTACGGAAAGTGCCGCCCGAGAAACCTATTATATCACAGTAGCAGACGCTTCCAGACTCTTTCCCGGTCAATGGATTACGCTCTATATGAACAGCACCGCAGCCATCTCGGAATTTCTTGCGCCCTACTCGGCAGAATCCATCTGGACGACCATGCTGACCAATGGTATCCAGGTGCGCGAAAAGCACAGTATAGCCGAAATACAGGGCAATCGCATTCGCCTCAATGAACCCCTGCACGCCGATGTCAACCACACGCATAACTGGACCGTGCGCGAATATCAGCACCTCGAGGAAATCGGCGTTGAAGACATCAGCTTTCACGGCACCTGGCTGGATGATTTTGTCCACCACAAAGACGCCATTCACGATGGCGGCTGGAGCCTGCTCCGGCTCACCCGATGCGTCAATTCCTGGATACGGCGCACATCCTTCATCAATTGCAATCGCGCCCTTCGCGTAAATTTGAGTTCTGCCGTATCTGTGTACCACGTCACACAGGCGGGAAATCTGGGCCATTCATCTATTGCCAGCGATGGCGGTTACGGCGTATGGGTCGGGTTGTCAGAAGACCTCGCAGGCCACTGGCATGGACCGGGCACGAACAGTCGCTCTGCCGGAACTGTGTACTGGCGTTATGACATGCGTCCAGATCAACGCATTGACGCCCATGGCGCCCAACCTTATGCCAGCCTGCTCGACCGCGTCAATGGCGGCATCCTGTATGGCAGCGGCGCGTCCCTCGCCAATTACCCCAATCACCTCAAGCACTATGTCCTCTGGAATTTCAAACATCGAGGCATTCTGAGATACTACGATTTTTGGCGACCGGGCAACGCTCGTGACCGATTTGTGCAGCCCATCATCGTCGGATTGCACGGCGATCCCGCCACGTTTAATGAAAACACCCTCCAGGTCATCGAATCCAATGGCAGCCCAGTTGAGCCAGAATCGCTCTTCGAAGCCCAGCTCGAATCGCGCCTCCAAACCCTTCCCCCATGGCTCAACGATCTTCGCACAGAATGGGAAACGTTTCGAAATACGCCACTTCCAAATTTCCCTGCACCGAATTTTTAA
- the glaH gene encoding glutarate dioxygenase GlaH gives MNYTVEQHPDHHRLHHITIDADATARFVREVTDLSEQRLTYVPYLRLIAADCLQNIVGGDFFEQINAIVRDRATGGFTVAAEGGFETMDQRVAFGTAVSHVIGIPNFDDMTGNYYACFEVKDTDSSDSYLRQAYRLFTLHTDGTYVRERTDWILMMKMAEHDAVGGESRLLHLDDWEALEQFASHPLASLPLIYQSPPSKNYPVRVEKTTFYEQDGKACVCFIDQFVYPETIEQGRYLRDLSDSMEASQGVVSVPLPPDHIVVLNNHFWLHGREAFEKHPNLYRLLMRQRGYFRKENA, from the coding sequence TTGAACTATACAGTTGAACAACATCCCGACCATCACCGGCTGCACCACATCACAATTGATGCCGATGCCACAGCGAGATTTGTGCGCGAAGTGACAGATCTTTCGGAACAGCGATTGACTTATGTGCCGTATTTGAGATTGATCGCCGCCGATTGTCTTCAAAATATCGTTGGTGGCGATTTTTTCGAGCAGATCAATGCGATCGTTAGAGACCGCGCAACGGGAGGGTTTACCGTTGCGGCTGAAGGTGGGTTTGAGACGATGGATCAGCGCGTTGCTTTTGGGACGGCTGTTTCACATGTGATCGGAATTCCCAACTTCGATGATATGACAGGGAATTACTACGCCTGTTTTGAGGTGAAGGATACGGATAGTAGCGATTCGTATTTGCGTCAGGCATATCGTCTGTTCACGCTCCATACCGATGGTACGTATGTTCGCGAGCGCACGGACTGGATTTTGATGATGAAGATGGCGGAGCACGATGCGGTGGGCGGAGAGTCGCGGCTGTTGCATCTGGATGATTGGGAGGCATTAGAGCAATTTGCCAGCCATCCACTGGCTTCTTTGCCCCTAATCTATCAGTCGCCGCCGAGTAAGAATTATCCCGTTAGGGTTGAAAAAACGACTTTCTACGAGCAAGACGGCAAAGCGTGTGTGTGTTTTATCGATCAGTTTGTTTATCCCGAGACCATTGAGCAGGGTCGATATCTGCGCGATCTTTCCGATTCTATGGAAGCGTCGCAGGGGGTGGTTTCGGTACCCTTACCGCCCGATCATATCGTGGTGCTCAACAACCATTTCTGGCTACACGGACGCGAGGCGTTTGAGAAGCATCCAAATCTCTATCGTTTGCTGATGCGGCAGAGGGGATATTTCAGGAAAGAAAATGCTTAA
- a CDS encoding sulfatase → MNMVVICCDTFRADIVGAGKKLSHVRTPHLDQLASDGLTFDRCFAEGLPTIPFRRCVFTGIPSFPWRFDTPNEGLQPAGSGWHPIPPDQDTLAERLHDAGFVTGLVADTYHMFKPTQNFTRGFLSWRFIRGQEQDGYRTGPLSRIDLAAHVRDGDADPRKHAVMVQYLLNMLDRQEGEENYLAAQVFREASQWVEDNRGNKPFFLWIDSFSPHELWDPPRQYADAYFSDPSVKDYIHHSVLSIGDATDAEIERTKALYMGYVTFVDRWIGHLLETIDRLNLRDDTVVMFISDHGTQLMDRGRFGKGGNALFPFNTQINWVVRHPDGPRGQQTDIWAQNQDITPTILNMLGVDYEEMDGADAWASATGACEPARDYITTGWATNFNVRDDRYSVHMDVGTRSPQATVYDLIVDADEKNPLSDPPREVVAQSLERAHAVIGDFPDVFSAYKQRHPARAMRTFMNKYNLGT, encoded by the coding sequence ATGAATATGGTCGTGATTTGCTGCGATACGTTTCGAGCAGATATTGTTGGAGCGGGCAAAAAGTTGAGCCATGTGAGAACCCCTCATTTGGATCAGTTGGCTTCTGATGGCTTGACTTTTGATCGCTGTTTTGCAGAAGGGCTGCCGACAATTCCATTTCGGCGGTGTGTGTTTACGGGTATTCCTTCTTTTCCCTGGCGGTTCGATACACCAAATGAAGGGCTTCAACCAGCAGGATCTGGCTGGCATCCTATTCCACCAGATCAGGATACGCTCGCGGAACGCCTGCACGATGCGGGTTTTGTTACGGGCCTGGTCGCGGATACCTATCACATGTTTAAGCCGACGCAGAATTTCACGCGGGGGTTTTTGTCGTGGCGGTTTATCCGTGGGCAAGAACAAGATGGATATCGCACAGGGCCGCTGTCGCGTATCGATCTGGCAGCGCATGTACGGGATGGGGATGCAGATCCCAGGAAACATGCGGTGATGGTCCAGTATTTGCTCAATATGCTGGATCGGCAGGAGGGCGAAGAGAACTATCTCGCTGCTCAAGTGTTCCGCGAGGCATCGCAATGGGTGGAGGACAATAGGGGTAACAAGCCATTTTTCCTGTGGATTGATAGTTTTAGTCCACACGAGTTATGGGATCCGCCAAGGCAGTATGCCGATGCTTATTTTTCAGATCCTTCGGTGAAGGATTATATCCATCACAGTGTCCTGTCCATTGGCGATGCGACCGATGCGGAAATTGAGCGCACAAAAGCATTGTATATGGGCTATGTCACATTTGTAGATCGCTGGATTGGACATTTGCTGGAAACGATTGACCGATTGAATCTGAGGGATGATACGGTGGTGATGTTCATATCCGATCACGGTACACAATTGATGGATAGGGGACGATTTGGCAAGGGCGGTAACGCACTGTTTCCATTTAATACGCAGATCAATTGGGTTGTCCGCCATCCAGATGGACCGCGCGGACAGCAAACGGATATCTGGGCACAGAATCAGGATATTACGCCGACGATTCTCAATATGCTGGGCGTTGACTATGAAGAGATGGACGGGGCAGATGCATGGGCAAGTGCAACGGGGGCGTGTGAACCAGCTCGGGATTATATCACAACGGGATGGGCAACGAACTTTAATGTGCGGGATGATCGCTACAGCGTACACATGGATGTGGGAACGAGGTCGCCACAGGCGACGGTTTACGATTTGATTGTGGATGCCGATGAGAAAAATCCCCTGAGCGATCCGCCCCGCGAGGTCGTCGCGCAGTCATTGGAACGGGCGCATGCTGTGATTGGAGATTTTCCCGATGTGTTTAGCGCGTACAAACAAAGACATCCGGCACGGGCAATGCGGACGTTTATGAATAAGTATAATCTGGGTACATAA
- the asd gene encoding aspartate-semialdehyde dehydrogenase, which yields MSKLKVGVLGATGMVGQRFVTLLADHPWYEVTAVAASPRSAGKIYREAVKGRWTQCDIAIPATVSDLVVQDVREIDAIASQVDFICCALDMEKEEIYKLEEAYAKAETPVISNNSAHRWTPDVPILMPEINPEHAEIIPEQRKRLGAQRGFIAVKPNCSIQPYVPAFHALSEFGPSSASICTYQAISGAGKTFETWPEMIDNIIPYIGGEEDKSENEPHKIWGKIVKDEIVPSRSPIISAQCVRVPVTDGHMAAVSVSFDKKPTAEDILSRWQDFEGDRRAIGLPSSPKTFLAYIEGDDRPQTRLDRDAENGMGITLGRLREDNLFDYKFIALSHNTVRGAAGGAVLMAELLTQEGYI from the coding sequence ATGTCCAAACTCAAAGTCGGAGTTCTCGGCGCAACCGGCATGGTCGGACAGCGCTTTGTCACATTGCTCGCCGATCATCCCTGGTATGAAGTCACCGCCGTTGCCGCCAGTCCGCGCTCTGCAGGGAAAATCTATCGAGAAGCTGTGAAAGGCCGATGGACGCAATGCGATATTGCCATTCCCGCGACAGTATCCGACCTCGTCGTGCAAGATGTGCGCGAAATTGACGCAATCGCATCACAGGTCGATTTCATCTGCTGCGCGCTCGACATGGAAAAAGAAGAGATTTACAAACTCGAAGAAGCTTATGCAAAAGCCGAAACGCCGGTGATATCCAATAATTCGGCGCACCGCTGGACCCCCGACGTGCCCATTCTTATGCCAGAAATCAATCCAGAGCACGCCGAAATCATTCCGGAACAGCGCAAACGCCTGGGTGCCCAACGCGGTTTTATTGCCGTAAAGCCCAATTGCTCCATTCAGCCTTATGTGCCGGCTTTTCACGCATTGTCAGAATTTGGGCCTTCCAGCGCCTCTATATGCACTTATCAGGCCATTTCCGGTGCGGGTAAAACCTTTGAAACATGGCCAGAAATGATAGACAATATCATCCCCTATATCGGCGGGGAAGAAGACAAAAGCGAAAACGAGCCCCACAAAATCTGGGGCAAAATCGTCAAAGATGAAATTGTGCCCAGCCGCAGCCCGATCATTTCAGCCCAATGCGTTCGGGTTCCCGTCACAGATGGACACATGGCAGCCGTATCTGTATCCTTTGACAAAAAACCCACGGCAGAGGACATCCTCTCCCGCTGGCAAGACTTCGAAGGAGACCGCAGAGCTATAGGACTGCCCTCCTCGCCCAAAACATTTCTCGCGTACATCGAAGGCGATGACCGCCCGCAGACGCGCTTAGACCGCGATGCGGAAAATGGCATGGGCATTACACTCGGTCGCCTCCGCGAAGACAATCTCTTCGATTACAAATTTATCGCCCTCAGTCACAATACGGTACGCGGTGCAGCAGGCGGCGCTGTCCTGATGGCCGAGCTCTTGACCCAAGAGGGGTATATATAG
- a CDS encoding NAD(P)-binding domain-containing protein has protein sequence MAVENYVQIVVPGDEPVQIAGSPHLERLASYGDVTLYDTRPESVKEKVERVRDADVIMNTRGAVTWGEQEFSQLPKLKMVTTCSIGTDMFDLEAAKKRGIVICNQPGRTAPVVAEHMFGLMFAVAKRAAYLTTEMKKGGWPRRDNVMLQGKTLGIIGAGNIGAEMARLAQAIGMEVIAWTFHPSSERAEKLGVRFVALDTLLEISDVVSLHVALTDDTRGMIGEAELEKMKAGALLLNGARGAVVDTDALTDALNSGHIGGAGIDVYEEEPTPPDYPLFACEQVVLTPHCADMTPEGVDLLNSGAVENVIAFLEGQTQNAVT, from the coding sequence ATGGCAGTAGAGAATTATGTGCAGATTGTGGTGCCAGGCGATGAGCCGGTACAGATTGCTGGATCACCTCATCTCGAACGATTGGCAAGCTATGGCGATGTGACGCTTTACGATACGCGACCCGAGTCAGTAAAGGAAAAGGTCGAACGCGTAAGGGACGCCGATGTGATTATGAACACACGCGGTGCTGTGACGTGGGGCGAGCAAGAGTTCAGTCAATTGCCAAAGTTGAAAATGGTTACGACGTGTTCTATTGGCACAGATATGTTTGATTTGGAGGCTGCAAAAAAACGTGGGATTGTGATATGCAATCAGCCTGGAAGAACAGCACCGGTTGTGGCAGAGCATATGTTTGGGCTGATGTTCGCCGTTGCAAAACGCGCTGCATATTTAACCACAGAGATGAAAAAAGGCGGCTGGCCCCGGCGGGATAATGTAATGCTTCAAGGCAAGACCCTGGGGATTATTGGCGCGGGCAATATCGGTGCTGAGATGGCGCGACTCGCTCAGGCGATTGGGATGGAGGTGATTGCGTGGACATTTCATCCGTCATCTGAACGGGCGGAAAAACTCGGCGTGCGTTTTGTGGCGTTAGATACACTGCTCGAGATTTCTGACGTAGTCAGTTTGCATGTGGCGTTGACAGATGATACCAGGGGGATGATCGGCGAAGCCGAGTTGGAAAAGATGAAAGCAGGTGCGCTATTGCTAAATGGCGCGCGCGGTGCGGTAGTTGATACGGATGCACTGACCGATGCGCTAAACAGTGGGCATATCGGCGGCGCAGGTATCGATGTGTATGAGGAAGAACCGACACCACCAGATTATCCCCTCTTCGCGTGTGAACAGGTGGTGCTTACGCCGCATTGTGCAGATATGACGCCAGAAGGTGTCGATCTGCTCAATAGCGGCGCAGTGGAAAATGTGATCGCATTTTTGGAGGGACAGACACAAAATGCGGTGACGTAG
- a CDS encoding NADH:flavin oxidoreductase produces the protein MPLAKYQRIGHHKTVESFKAHVNDLGIDLPCDDEILKAPESPLAQISDCQGFRIGNRFCIHPMEGWDGGIDGNPSEYTLRRWHNFGLSGAKLIWGGEAVAVRHEGRANPNQLFAAEHTKVGLGKLREELLSAHREHIGSTDDLLIGLQLTHSGRFCRPNDKIKLEPRIVYRHPILDRKFGIDSDDPVLSDSEIKSLIDDYCSASRMAYDLGYQFVDVKHCHGYIGHEFLSAFTRPGPYGGSFENRTRFLREIVAGIRSACPGLKIGVRLSAFDFVPFYPDPEQSEGKKLGPGIPEDFSECLPYKYGFGIDANNPIAANIAETCRFLELLRELDIVLVNLSAGSPYYNPHIQRPAYFPPSDGYQPPEDPLVGVARQVGITAQIKKQFSDLLIVGTAYSYLQEFLPHVAQALVRDDKVDFIGLGRMVLSYPDLPVDVLQKGEASRRKLCRTFSDCTTAPRNGMISGCFPLDTYYKKSPEGTALRELKKSIQL, from the coding sequence ATGCCTCTGGCAAAATACCAGCGCATCGGACATCACAAAACCGTCGAATCATTCAAAGCACATGTCAACGACCTCGGAATCGACCTGCCTTGCGATGACGAAATTCTCAAAGCACCAGAATCTCCGCTTGCCCAAATAAGCGATTGTCAGGGCTTTCGCATTGGCAATCGCTTTTGCATCCACCCCATGGAGGGCTGGGATGGCGGAATTGATGGCAATCCCTCGGAATATACCCTCCGGAGATGGCACAACTTTGGCCTTAGTGGTGCAAAATTAATATGGGGCGGCGAAGCCGTTGCAGTGCGCCATGAAGGACGCGCAAACCCCAATCAACTCTTTGCAGCCGAACATACCAAAGTTGGCCTGGGCAAACTCCGCGAAGAACTCCTATCGGCACACCGAGAACACATCGGCAGCACCGATGACTTGCTCATCGGCCTTCAACTGACCCACTCGGGGCGTTTTTGCAGACCCAATGATAAAATCAAACTCGAACCCCGCATTGTGTATCGCCATCCGATTCTCGACCGCAAATTTGGCATTGACTCGGACGATCCCGTGCTATCCGATAGCGAAATCAAAAGCCTGATTGACGACTATTGCAGTGCCTCACGTATGGCGTATGACCTCGGATATCAGTTTGTCGATGTCAAACACTGCCACGGTTATATCGGTCACGAATTTTTGAGTGCTTTTACCCGACCGGGACCTTATGGCGGCTCATTTGAAAACCGAACCCGATTCCTTCGCGAAATCGTCGCGGGCATTCGCAGCGCTTGTCCTGGCCTCAAAATAGGTGTGCGCCTCAGCGCATTCGACTTTGTGCCTTTTTATCCCGACCCCGAACAATCCGAAGGCAAAAAACTCGGACCCGGTATTCCCGAGGATTTTTCCGAATGCCTACCCTATAAATACGGCTTTGGCATTGATGCAAACAATCCCATCGCCGCAAATATTGCCGAAACCTGTCGTTTCCTCGAATTGCTGCGCGAACTCGATATTGTGCTTGTCAATCTCTCAGCAGGCAGTCCTTACTACAACCCCCACATTCAGCGGCCTGCTTATTTCCCTCCCTCTGATGGCTATCAACCCCCCGAAGACCCCCTCGTGGGCGTTGCCCGTCAAGTTGGCATTACCGCGCAAATCAAAAAACAATTTTCCGATTTGCTCATCGTCGGTACCGCCTATTCCTACCTCCAGGAATTTCTACCCCACGTTGCTCAGGCACTTGTGCGCGATGACAAGGTAGATTTTATCGGTCTGGGGCGTATGGTACTGTCTTATCCCGATTTGCCCGTAGATGTACTTCAAAAAGGCGAAGCGTCCAGACGCAAACTCTGTCGCACCTTTAGCGACTGCACTACAGCCCCCCGAAATGGCATGATATCGGGCTGCTTTCCACTGGATACCTACTACAAAAAATCCCCCGAAGGCACTGCCCTCAGGGAACTTAAAAAATCGATTCAATTATGA
- the mreC gene encoding rod shape-determining protein MreC, whose product MQRIRAFLRVRRKGVVLGVAILTSLILMLFDSSIQARFTHRVVFGFMSIGHRIFAWPMGISSLRHENDALRDQNLRLSLELLKLREAQLENTRLHALLDFKSEQAAEKSYVAARVIARNPARSANTILIDAGTDEGVQVRMPVVTADGLVGRIVEVHGYTAIVQLLIDHNCRVSAVVQRHSRVNGIVSFEDGTFYLKNVSMRGDVKVGDLIVSSGLGKLFPKGLYVGQVVKVGDEAQGLFREVILTPGVNFHNLEEVFVLKTSL is encoded by the coding sequence ATGCAACGAATTCGTGCTTTTTTGCGTGTTCGCCGTAAGGGCGTTGTGCTGGGCGTTGCGATTTTGACGTCGTTGATATTGATGTTGTTCGATTCCTCAATACAGGCGCGATTTACACACCGTGTTGTTTTTGGGTTCATGTCTATTGGGCACCGTATCTTTGCCTGGCCAATGGGAATTTCATCGCTGCGACACGAAAATGATGCTTTGCGCGATCAGAATTTGCGTCTTTCTCTCGAATTGCTCAAACTCAGAGAAGCCCAGCTTGAAAATACACGCCTCCATGCCTTATTGGATTTCAAGTCGGAGCAGGCGGCTGAAAAATCTTATGTCGCTGCACGGGTGATTGCACGCAATCCCGCGCGAAGTGCAAATACGATATTGATTGATGCCGGTACAGATGAAGGCGTACAGGTTCGTATGCCTGTTGTGACTGCGGATGGACTGGTAGGGCGTATCGTAGAAGTACACGGTTATACTGCTATCGTGCAATTGCTTATAGATCACAACTGTCGGGTCAGTGCTGTGGTGCAGCGACACAGCCGCGTAAATGGCATTGTGTCTTTTGAAGATGGCACATTCTATTTAAAAAATGTGTCGATGCGAGGGGATGTTAAAGTTGGGGATTTGATCGTATCATCCGGTTTGGGCAAACTCTTTCCAAAAGGACTTTACGTGGGGCAGGTCGTCAAAGTAGGGGATGAAGCACAGGGTTTGTTTAGAGAGGTTATTCTGACACCGGGCGTAAATTTCCACAATTTGGAAGAGGTCTTTGTGTTAAAGACCTCTTTGTAG
- a CDS encoding rod shape-determining protein, with translation MAFWFSNLFSNDIGIDLGTANTLIYVKGQGIVINEPSIVALERHTRKPLAIGAQAKEMLGREKPDIEVVRPLRDGVIADFDVTEEMLRFFISKVKTNKLLVRPRVVICVPSGVTPVEMRAVSEAADRAGAREVYLIKEPMAAAIGVGLPIADAVGSMVVDIGGGTTEIAVIALSGIVTSRSIKTAGDELTEVIVQFLKRKHNLLVGNRSAEQIKCAIGTAVGLDEELQHTCRGLEMVQAIPRVITVHSKEIREALAGSVNEIVNAVRRTLEQTPPELAADILDNGIILTGGGALLRGLDRRLVNETGLPVMVADDPLTCVVRGTGKVLENIQGYRNVLE, from the coding sequence ATGGCCTTTTGGTTTTCGAACTTGTTTTCTAATGATATTGGTATTGATCTGGGAACTGCCAATACACTGATTTATGTCAAAGGGCAGGGCATTGTGATCAATGAACCTTCAATTGTAGCCCTTGAACGTCATACGCGCAAGCCGCTGGCCATTGGTGCTCAGGCGAAAGAAATGCTTGGGCGCGAAAAACCAGATATAGAGGTGGTGCGCCCGCTTCGCGATGGTGTTATCGCCGATTTTGATGTGACTGAGGAAATGTTGCGCTTTTTTATTTCCAAAGTAAAAACAAACAAACTGCTGGTCAGACCGCGCGTTGTGATTTGTGTGCCTTCTGGTGTTACGCCTGTCGAAATGCGTGCTGTAAGCGAAGCTGCTGATCGCGCGGGTGCCCGTGAAGTTTATTTGATCAAAGAACCCATGGCGGCTGCGATTGGCGTTGGGTTGCCCATAGCGGATGCGGTGGGGTCTATGGTCGTTGATATTGGCGGCGGAACAACAGAGATTGCTGTGATTGCACTATCTGGTATTGTGACATCTAGATCGATTAAAACAGCGGGCGATGAATTGACAGAAGTCATAGTGCAATTTCTCAAACGCAAACACAATCTGCTGGTGGGAAACCGCAGTGCAGAACAAATCAAGTGCGCGATTGGCACTGCTGTGGGGCTCGATGAGGAACTGCAACATACGTGCCGAGGCCTGGAGATGGTACAGGCGATTCCCCGGGTTATTACTGTCCATTCGAAAGAAATCAGAGAGGCGCTGGCCGGTTCGGTAAATGAGATTGTTAATGCTGTACGCCGAACTCTCGAGCAGACACCGCCCGAATTGGCCGCCGATATTCTCGATAATGGCATCATTTTGACAGGGGGAGGGGCACTGTTGCGCGGGCTGGATCGGCGATTGGTCAATGAGACAGGCTTACCCGTTATGGTAGCCGATGATCCATTAACCTGTGTGGTGCGAGGTACGGGAAAAGTACTTGAAAATATCCAGGGATACAGAAACGTTTTGGAATAG